One part of the Lycium ferocissimum isolate CSIRO_LF1 chromosome 8, AGI_CSIRO_Lferr_CH_V1, whole genome shotgun sequence genome encodes these proteins:
- the LOC132067472 gene encoding 2-oxoadipate dioxygenase/decarboxylase, chloroplastic/amyloplastic — MSSMIRFPSSMFSLYSFSSIKPSISPFSSVFNFNNSKNSISFNVNYPFLNSKIPMENRSLSVLSASKTQDGAVIQDSSFQGSESFFRNVLTNMEAVYLNKNPTAKAILELVHSADGDRICYDHFAFRTFGVNGHGIDCMSKFFLDFGYEQREELRFPAKKLKAFWFSPPKVSTSDRGSGVKGPLPRIFISELLVDQLSPEAQEIIKKYTDISRCGKEYAALASAFGILTWDKPSYTEFQQLARESEYAAWTLVNGYALNHVTISTHRLTSKLRSIGNLNQFIEENGFNLNSEGGILKVSPDGLLLQSSTVADSTSFEFSDGITEAVPCSYIEFAERLLLPQYKDLPAEKVEEFHRRDGFEVGNADKIFESTSKDQLTRRAA; from the exons atgtcatcaatgatcagatttccttcttccatgttttctttatattcattttcttccattaaACCATCAatttcacctttttcttcaGTTTTCAATTTTAACAATTCCAAGAATTCCATTTCTTTTAATGTTAATTACCCTTTTTTGAACTCTAAAATTCCAATGGAAAATCGGAGTTTATCAGTTTTATCTGCTTCTAAAACCCAAGATGGAGCTGTAATTCAAGATTCTTCTTTTCAG GGAAGTGAATCATTCTTTAGGAATGTATTGACAAACATGGAAGCAGTATATCTGAATAAAAACCCCACTGCTAAGGCCATTTTGGAGCTTGTTCATTCTGCTGATGGTGATCGAATTTGCTATGATCATTTTGCATTTAGGACATTTGGG GTAAATGGCCATGGCATTGATTGTATGTCAAAATTCTTCTTGGATTTTGGTTACGAACAACGAGAAGAGCTGAGATTCCCTGCTAAGAAGTTGAAAGCTTTCTGGTTTTCTCCACCGAAGGTTTCAACTTCAGATCGTGGAAGTGGGGTTAAGGGGCCTTTACCAAGAATATTCATATCAGAACTTCTTGTCGATCAGCTTAGTCCAGAAGCTCAG GAAATAATCAAAAAGTACACTGACATCTCTCGCTGCGGAAAAGAGTATGCTGCACTTGCAAGTGCATTTGGGATTTTGACATGGGATAAACCCTCATATACTGAATTTCAACAACTGGCTAG GGAGAGCGAATATGCCGCCTGGACACTTGTGAATGGATATGCATTGAATCATGTTACCATATCTACCCATCGGTTGACATCAAAGCTGAGAAGCATCGGAAATCTTAATCAATTTATTGAGGAAAATGGTTTCAATTTGAACTCTGAAGGGGGTATCCTAAAGG TGAGCCCTGATGGTCTTCTGTTGCAAAGTTCAACTGTAGCAGATTCTACCTCTTTCGAATTTTCAGACGGCATTACAGAAGCAGTCCCTTGTTCATACATCGAATTTGCTGAGCGACTTTTACTACCACAATATAAAGATTTACCTGCAGAAAAG GTTGAGGAGTTTCATCGACGAGACGGATTTGAGGTTGGAAATGCTGACAAGATATTCGAGAGTACTTCCAAGGATCAGTTAACCCGTCGTGCTGCATAA